TAGCCAGCCCTACGAGCCTGGGCAACCGTTGGGTCCCGCCCGCCCCGGGCATAATGCCCAGATTCAGCTCTGGCTGCCCAAACTTAGCATTTTCACTGGCAATTCTTAAATCACAGGCCATGGCCAGTTCACATCCCCCGCCGAGACAAAAGCCGTTAACTGCCGCGATAACTGGCTTATCCAATTCTTCAATGTCCATCAGTACCCGGTGGTACTCACCTGCCAAAGTCTCCAGCATACTTCGTTCGCGCAAGGCTTTAACATCCGCCCCGGCAACAAAAGCCTTATCCCCCGCACCGGTAATCACCAACACCTGCACTGTTTCATCTTGGCCCAGTTCACCAACAGCTTGTTTGATCTCCGCCCACGCTTCCCTGTTCAGGGCGTTCCGCTGTTCGGGCCGGTTGATGGTAATCAGCCCGATCCCATCCTGTTTCGATACCAGAAGGTATTGGTAAGACACGGTATTCACCTCCTTTAAAAGCTTATTCATCATAAGGTTAGGTTAAAGGTTTAAATCTGTTCTGACCTTCTTCTCGCCGGACGTGTAATCATACCACCCCTTACCCGTCTTCTTGCCCAGATCGCCAGCAGCAACCAGTTTTTTCAACGACAGGGCAGGGGCCCATTTCGGATCTTTAAAGTTATCGTACAGGGTCTGGAATACAGCCAGGCCGATGTCCAGACCAACATTATCCTGCAGTTCAAAGGGCCCCATCGGGTGATTCAAGCCAA
This genomic stretch from Bacillota bacterium harbors:
- a CDS encoding enoyl-CoA hydratase/isomerase family protein; the protein is MSYQYLLVSKQDGIGLITINRPEQRNALNREAWAEIKQAVGELGQDETVQVLVITGAGDKAFVAGADVKALRERSMLETLAGEYHRVLMDIEELDKPVIAAVNGFCLGGGCELAMACDLRIASENAKFGQPELNLGIMPGAGGTQRLPRLVGLAKAKELILTGEIIDAQEAWRIGLVNRVVPAGELMSTVREIAQTIMKKGPVAVRMVKRMMRLGTEVDLRTAINIEILGQTVIFGTEDRLEGLNAFLEKRNPRYQGK